The proteins below come from a single Streptomyces sp. M92 genomic window:
- the dapB gene encoding 4-hydroxy-tetrahydrodipicolinate reductase has product MSKLRVAVLGAKGRIGSEAVRAVEAAEDMELVAALGRGDRLDTLAETGAQVAVELTTPDSVMDNLDYCVRHGIHAVVGTTGWTDERLARLTSWLDASPGTGVLIAPNFSIGAVLTMKFAQIAAPYFESVEVVELHHPNKVDAPSGTATRTAQLIAQARQKAGAAPAPDATATALDGARGADVDGVPVHAVRLRGLLAHQEVLLGAEGETLTVRHDSLHHSSFMPGILLGARRVVTTPGLTFGLEHFLDLN; this is encoded by the coding sequence ATGAGCAAGCTGCGCGTGGCCGTCCTCGGTGCCAAGGGCCGGATCGGCTCCGAGGCGGTACGGGCGGTCGAGGCCGCCGAGGACATGGAGCTGGTCGCCGCCCTCGGCCGGGGCGACCGCCTGGACACGCTGGCCGAGACCGGCGCCCAGGTCGCCGTCGAGCTGACCACCCCCGACTCGGTGATGGACAACCTCGACTACTGCGTACGCCACGGCATCCACGCCGTCGTCGGCACCACCGGCTGGACCGACGAGCGCCTCGCGCGGCTGACCTCCTGGCTCGACGCCTCTCCTGGGACGGGCGTGCTCATCGCGCCCAACTTCTCCATCGGCGCCGTACTGACCATGAAGTTCGCGCAGATCGCGGCCCCGTACTTCGAGTCCGTCGAGGTCGTCGAGCTGCACCACCCGAACAAGGTGGACGCCCCCAGCGGGACCGCCACCCGCACCGCGCAGCTCATCGCCCAGGCCCGGCAGAAGGCAGGCGCCGCCCCGGCGCCCGACGCCACTGCCACGGCCCTGGACGGCGCCCGCGGCGCGGACGTCGACGGTGTCCCGGTCCACGCGGTCCGCCTGCGCGGCCTGCTGGCCCACCAGGAGGTCCTGCTCGGCGCCGAGGGGGAGACCCTCACCGTCCGGCACGACTCCCTGCACCACAGCAGCTTCATGCCGGGCATCCTGCTGGGCGCCCGCCGGGTGGTCACCACGCCGGGCCTCACCTTCGGCCTGGAACACTTCCTGGACCTGAACTGA